GGAGTAATCCGAGGTTTCATTCCTGGTTCAGGCACGAACGACCGGCCTTCCTTCGGGAGGGCCGGTCGGTTTATAAACATTGCATTATATATCGTCGAGATACTCGAGAAACCTGGACGGACGTGCGCCGGTCTCCTCCCGCCGGAGATTCAGGAACAGGTCGTGGAGGGCCGGCTGGTGAACCCGTTTTCCGGTTCGGAAGAGGGTCAGGGTGGGGGAAAATCCTTTTTTGAAGCGCAGCAGGGTGTCGCCGGCATCCGTCGTCGCCCCGCCACCGAGGTGGACGGCCCCGGCCCCCGTTTCAAGGCCGAGCCTGACTGCTTCCGCCATCAACCGGTCGTTGGGAGCCGCACCGAGGAAGGCTTCGTCGCTTCCGCCAAGGTGAAAATGCAGAAACCCGGCGGACCTCAGGAACACGGCCGCCCCGACCAGACGACCGGAGATGCGCGCCTCCAAAAGGAAACCGGACGACCGCACCAGCCGTTCGAGACGCGCCCTGTGTTCTTCCGAAAAACGATAGAACCTGGCGGCGGCGAGCCTGCTCATCGTGGCTTCGTACAGCCGCCAGAAACCGTCGAAATCCTCTCCGCGTCTGACGACAATGCCGGCCTTGTCCGCTTTGCGGATGTTTCTCCGCTTTGCCGGGGAAAATCGCTGGAAGAGCTGTTCGTATGGGGCATCCAGAGGGACGGTCACCGTGGGCCTGTTTTCTTCGATCAGCACGTCTCGCCGAAACCAGCGATGGGTGTCGAGGAGCGGATGGAATCTCAGGAATTCGGCGACGATGCCGCTCGTTCGGGCCCAGTCGCAGAAAGCGTCGTCGGCCATGGCCAGGTCGGCAGGGTCCGGGGCTTCCGTCAGGGGGCCGCCGTATCCATAGGCGGATTCGCAGGCGAAGAGCGGGGACGGGGAAAAGCGTTCCGGAATTTTTCGCAGAAGGAACGGGTAGAGCACGCGGGTTCCGCGGGCTCCTTCGAAGAGAAAGGCCCTTGGCGCGGCCCCGATGTCCCTGGCGAACAGGTCATGCCAGCCGTAGGTGAAATAGATGTCGCGATACTGCGGCGAAAAGCCGGCAAGATGCGCGTTCCATTCTTCGGAAGATGCCGTGACTGAGGCGTTCATTCGCGAGGGTCGGGACTTCAGGCGCCGGGGGAAGGGGAGAACCGGGCGGCGTATTCCGTCTGTGCCCGCTGGTATTCAGACGGACTGCCGATATCGAGCCAGAATTCGGACAACGGGAAACAGCCGACCCCGGCCGGATCCTGGAGCGCATGCCTGATGACGTCGGGCATGTCGATCGGCCCTTCGCCGGAGATCGTTCGGATGACATCCGGTTCGAGAACGTAGATGCCGGCGTTGATCACGAGCTTCTGGGAGGGTTTTTCCTCGAT
This region of Candidatus Ozemobacteraceae bacterium genomic DNA includes:
- a CDS encoding GNAT family N-acetyltransferase, with the translated sequence MNASVTASSEEWNAHLAGFSPQYRDIYFTYGWHDLFARDIGAAPRAFLFEGARGTRVLYPFLLRKIPERFSPSPLFACESAYGYGGPLTEAPDPADLAMADDAFCDWARTSGIVAEFLRFHPLLDTHRWFRRDVLIEENRPTVTVPLDAPYEQLFQRFSPAKRRNIRKADKAGIVVRRGEDFDGFWRLYEATMSRLAAARFYRFSEEHRARLERLVRSSGFLLEARISGRLVGAAVFLRSAGFLHFHLGGSDEAFLGAAPNDRLMAEAVRLGLETGAGAVHLGGGATTDAGDTLLRFKKGFSPTLTLFRTGKRVHQPALHDLFLNLRREETGARPSRFLEYLDDI